A stretch of DNA from Manihot esculenta cultivar AM560-2 chromosome 7, M.esculenta_v8, whole genome shotgun sequence:
AGACTTGGAAGTGGACAGAAACTCAAAAGCTATGAAGAAGCGGAGCACCTTGAAACTCCTTTTGGAACTATACTTTGTTGGAGTAATAGAAGACAGCAGTATTTTTATCAATATCATTAAGGATCTTACTCTTACTAGTGTGGAACACTTGAAGGATCGAGATGCTACTCAGACAAATCTGACTCTCCTTGCTAGTTTTGCTAGACAAGGGAGAATTTTCCTAGGACTGCCTCTTTCTGGACAAGAAATTTATGAAGAGGTCTACTTTCCGTTGTTCTTCCATTCTAATTTCTTGTATAATATTATTGGTGGAGTTTCATTAGGATATGATGATATTCTTGCCTTCACTCTGTTGTTCTAATGATAATCTATAACACTGTGTCTACTACTGCTATTTTTGTTCTTTAGCAGTTAGATGTTTTTAGAATTACATTGCCAATTTTGATATAGTTTGTAGTTTATCTTCTTACATGTTTTTTCACAGTTTTTCAAGGGCCTTAATATCACAGCAGATCAGAAGAAAATATTCAGGAAAGCCTTTAATGCTTATTTCGATGCTGTATCGGAACTACTTCAGTCTGAGCATGCTGTAAGAGTTTTTATGCCAGTAGTTTCTGATTATAGAGTTCTTTATACATGCTCTATTGATAGAAGTCAAATTCTTTCCTTgcatttttttttgttcttctgTTGCTTTCATTTTTTGAAGATGCCTGTAATTTcagtttttttatttcttaacaGTCTCTTCGCCAAATGGAGCATGAAAATGCGAAGATTTTGAATGCTAAGGGAGAACTCAGTGATGAAAATGTTGCATCATATGAAAAGCTTCGAAAATCTTATGACCATTTATATCGCAATGTTTCATCGTAAGTTTGCTTATTGATTTCattttgttcttgtacttgtgcTGATGGTGACTAGATAAGCAGAGATATTCCAACAGTAAGATATCATGTTGCAAAAGCTAAACTGCTAAAGTGTTGAATGTTTCAGCCCAACTGAGTCCCTCCCTCTTCTCTTACTCTTAATATGGCACTTTGTAAATCACTGACCTTCGACCCTATTAAATAACAGAACTTTTCATGTCATAGCTTGTCTTAGTCTTACAAGCAATGATTTTGAGATAGAGATTATGAATGCTGTGTAAGATTGAGGAGAGAAACCGATCTAGAAATGTTTGTGAGTACATTAAATTTCTAGTACTTTGCTTGTAATAGAATTATATATTGAAGTGTAGAAGGCGACTGAGCTGCAAATGCTTGCATGAAAAAAAAGTTTAAGGTGGTTTTAGATTTAGATGAGAAAAACTGGTAGTGTGTTGGCCATTGTGCAGGCTTTCTGAAAAGTACTTTGGTTGTAATAGAATTATATATTGAAGTTGAGAGGACTACTGAGCTGCAGATACTTGCATGAAAAAAGGTTCAAGGTGATTTCACTCTTTCAGATTTACATGAGAAGCACCAATGGTGTGTTGGCATAGTGCAGGCTTTCTGAAAACTGTTGTCAGCTGAATCACTTAGTAGAGGGGCATTATGGGATGATGTGCAGATATAAAGGCTACTTTTATTTCTGTTGTTGGCCTCAATCTTCACTTCCATGGTTTTTCTTAGCCATCAACAGGGGATAAAACAAATTGAGGCATTTTTACCGTGAGAGAGTCTGGGAGTGCTGAGAATGATGTAATTGCTTTGAATAAGATGCTTGTGAATGATTTTTGTAGTATGGATGAGCCAAGTGGTTCTGAGGTGGTTAACCTGCCAGGTTCTTAGCTCTCCAGTGATTAAagttcttctctttcttcttcttttcttttttgtcttTTGGGTTGCATGTTGCTTCAATGGTAATTCAATTATATCAACCTGCACTTGGATCCCAGCACTTTCTACTTATTTGAAGGCTTGAAATTTGAAAACCAATGTCTCTTTGGCTTGCTTCTCGCGTAATTTTTAGCTTGTAGCTTTCAATTGACACAGAGATTCCTGACATGCAGTTTGGCTGAAGCCCTAGACATGCAACCTCCAGTGATGCCTGAAGATGGCCACACCACTAGGGTTACAACTGGAGAGGATTCCTCATCACCTGCTGCTGGGAAGGATTCTTCTGTGCTTGAAGCTTTGTGGGATGATGAAGATACTAGAGCATTTTATGAATGCTTACCAGATCTCAGGTTTAGTGGAATTGGATAATTGTTGTTTACGTGTGTTTTATATTGATTAAGGTGTTGCTTTGATGGCAGTCACTTTTCCTTAGAACTTTAAGtaataaatgataaattttcttttagagCATTTGTTCCAGCAGTATTATTGGGAGAAGCGGAGCCGAAAGTAAATGAACAATCTGCAAAGGCTCAAGAGCAACCAAGTGTAAGGATTTAAAACACTGAAGTTATATAACAGGCTTAGGGTGTGGCAGAAATTGGTGAATTAACTAAGCATCTGCTAATGCTTATAATTTTGTTGGAACCATATCCGGCATTGCTCACAAGTTACGTGAGTTAATTACTTAAAATAACCTCATATTGTGTTCACATGATCTTCTAAATTAGTCGTAAATTGCTGATTGCTTTTATTTTCTTCACACTTATTTTCTCATGCTTAAATTGCTTTTGAAATTACCAGTAGACATTTGTTTTCTGTCGCAGAAGTTATTGCCTTTATTTGTCCCTCCCTCTTCCCACCTCCCTTCCCTCTCCTTTTTAATTGCTGGCTTTCCAGGATGTAATAGTACATTCTACAGGGTCATGAAAGCTTTGACAGTCCAATTAGCCCTCTTCTATAGCACATTTGCAGTCAAAGTTTAAGGACTGAACACAGATTCCTCTAGAGTCTATATctgttagctgtggacatgcaTGTTATGGAAATCCATGTTTTAATTTGACCATTTTGAGTTGTGTTTTTCTGTTTTATACTTGGTCAGGTGATTGTCAGTGAAAAAGTTTCTGCAAAGAAGgttatttctttatttctttattcttttattcattttattgaaGGAGGTGGCACCTGAATCAGACCAAGGCCAACCTAGTCAAGATACTGCGGAGTCCTCTGCAGACTCTGGTACTTTGCAGGAGGGAAAAGGCACTGAGAAAGGAAAGGATaaggaagaaaaggataaaGAAAAAGCTAAGGATCCAGAAAAAGATAAGGGTAAAGAAAAGGAtgcagaaagaaaaggagatgtTGAAAAGGAGAAAGTTAAAGGTCTTGAAGGGACAAGCTTGGATGCTTTACTGCAAAGACTTCCTGGATGCGTCAGTCGTGACCTTATTGATCAATTGACTGTAATCATACTGCTGCCTTCCCAAGACTTGCTATTTTATGTGACCCTTTTAGCAGTTATGCAGCTTTCCATGACCATCTTATTATTGTGTTCCTCTGAATAATTTCTCAGGTGGAGTTTTGTTActtaaattcaaaatcaaatcggaAAAAGCTTGTAAAAGCATTGTTCAATGTGCCTAGAACGTCTCTAGAACTGCTACCATACTACTCTCGAATGGTTGCCACACTATCAACTTGTATGAAGGATGTTTCTTCTATCCTTGTACAGATGTTAGAAGAGGAGTTCAATTTCTTGTTAAATAAGAAGGTTTGTTTTGCATGATGATATGTTTCACTGAAAAGAGAAGATGCAGTTTATCTTCTTTCTTTCCCTTGTTGCTAATGTATTCATTTGCATCttgtaaaatattataattttagttttcaATCTTAATTTTCTGCAGGATCAAATGAACATTGAAACAAAGATCAGAAACATTAGATTTATTGGAGAGCTTTGCAAATTTAGAATTGCACCAGCCGGTCTTGTCTTCACTTGTTTGAAGGTATATGCTTAGAAGCTTATTGattaagtgatttttttttttaattggtgAAATAGTTTGTCAGTTTTCAATGAATTTGTTTTTGAATTCAATTGAGATTTATGGTAATTATGTGGGCATGCTCTATCATCCGTCTGCACCCAagattttttttgggggggagggtatagttctactcacatgtaacatttgtttttttttaataataaatttcctctcaaattttcattcttttatttgaaaagaataatttattaaaaagtaatttttaataacagaatttaaatattaaatgtgTAAGAAATTGATGTACATAATTgatgtaatttattttagttttttaaactttttatataatgtagaacattttaaacaaattttTAGTTTGTATATATAGAAGCAACTAAAGATctaagcaattttttttttcaaatggaaAAAAATGAGAATCTATACAGAAATAACTATAGTGATCTAAATGCTCAAATTAAAACTACCAAGTACCAAATGCTTTATGGCTTCCATATGATACTTTTGGATCATAAGGATTTAAATTGTCATAAACTcatatattatgattttttgtGAATAAAAGTTATCAAGGTTAACCAAGTCTTTAtgtactattaaaattaaatttagccATAATAGGACcataattatttagtagttctaTTTGAACTTTAAAATGTCCAACTtgaatcataaaaaatttaaattataaataagaagCTGCCGGAACCCTATAATTAATGTTTTGATCCAAACAACAGTATGAGCTATacaaaaatcatatttttatttttaattaaatattttatttgttatctCAAAGATGTATTTTTTtgcttttattcttttattacatctttttaaatattcatacaaAATAAATATGATGGGGCAAACTTTATTTAGAATGGaaatacatttaatttctcacaaCAAAGATGCTGATAACTATTGTTTGCATTATTGTCTCTTTTCTTTTTGATCTATCCATATCTTTTTGTTTTTGTCTTGTCCTTGGAAATATTGTCTTTTATTGGGCCTTCCAAGTAAATTTCTTGTAAGGTTGTAGCCATTTTTCTTGTTTGTCCAACCTCAGAGTTGTTTATTTTTGCAATTAGAAGATGAATTCATTCTGGTCAAAGACATGAGATAGCTTTCACTGAGATTAAGACATGTTGTTGGACTTACATATGGATCAATGCTTTTCTTTCTTACAGGCTTGTTTAGATGATTTTACTCATCATAACATTGATGTTGCTTGCAATCTGCTTGAGACATGTGGCCGTTTTCTTTATCGTTCTCCTGAAACTACTGTGCGGATGGCTAATATGTTAGAGATTTTAATGCGCttgaaaaatgtaaaaaatttggATCCCCGGCATAGCACCCTTGTAGAAAATGCTTACTATCTGTGCAAACCACCTGAAAGATCTGCACGGGTGTCTAAAGTCCGTCCTCCTCTATATCAGGTATAAATCAGTCAATGTATGTCTTCTCCAACCTTTTTCTTATGTAAGATCTATTTATTCTAGTTTATGAATTTTCTTAATGCAGTATATTCGAAAGCTGCTTTTCTCGGATCTAGATAAGTCTTCCATTGAGCATGTGCTGAGGCAACTTCGTAAATTACCATGGAATGAATGTGAGGCATACCTTTTGAAGTGCTTTATGAAAGTTCACAAGGGAAAATATGGTCAAATAAACTTAATTGCTTCTCTTACTGCTGGTTTGAGCCGCTATCATGATGAATTTGCAGTTGCTGTTGTTGACGAGGTTATTATTTTCAGAACTATATTTCAATTACTATTTGATTTTTGTTGATATAGATATATTTGTGCTTTCTATTGTTTTGTGATAGGCACTAGGCAGTTGGAATGTTGGATTGTttaatgtttcttattctttttgTCACTGATAATGTTAGTCCTAGTCTTGTAGGAGGTGCTGTTCTATTGACTCATTTTTGCAGGAATGGATAGGACAAtaatgccacttctctcttagCATTGAAGCTGTATTTTAGGTGCACTGATCCTACATCACTTTGAATGGCTAGGGAAACCTTTTAAGAAAATGGCGCATCATTAGATCAGGAATTTTTGTGCCTTCTCTAGGAGCTGGGAAAATGAAGACCGACTACTTTTATGCTCATCCCGtagtttcttttccttttttttttcttctgtaaTTGGTAAATATATGGATAAAGTTTTTTCTGGTTAGTCATCCAGTCGATAGGAGTAGGCCTGTTGGATCTCTAAATCATGATTTTTCTTTCTGTTTCTCCATTTGGTCTGATAGACTTTCTTTAATACCAACCTAATTCTGTTATTTTGCTTGCACCTAATTATTTTGACAAGTTAATAAACACCATTCATATTGCACATCATTCCTTAGCTTTTTCTGAAGCTGCAATCAGTGCAACCACCCTAGATTGTTTTGTCTAGAGTTCTTGCCATTATTTTAAGCCATAGCCTTGAAAGGATCATTGCAGAAAagtctttatgtgttttctgtTCACTTCACCGTATttgttttgaagtgtgaaaTATTGTGAACTCCACATTTTGCTTGCATATTTAACTAAGGCTATCTGCAACATGCATTAACTTGTATTAGTGTATGTTTGCAGTGTTCTCTTTTGAATTATAGCAATTGTCTTTGCTTCCAGGTTTTGGAGGAGATTAGGCTTGGGCTAGAAATAAATGACTATGGGATGCAGCAGAGGCGAATTGCCCACATGCGATTCTTAGGAGAGCTATACAACTATGAACTTGTGGATTCATCTGTAATTTTTGAGACGCTCTATTTGATCCTTGTTTTTGGTCATGACACACCAGAGGTATGACGTTCATCATATAATTTTCATGAATGTATGTGATCATGATATGTGTAAGATTTTAGGTGAAAAAGATTTCATGAGTGCATATTCCCTAATGATTTCCCATCCATTCAGCTTCAATGAAAGGCATATCTGAAGTGTGTATTAGTGTGTGAACTTGCAAATAATTAGTTGAGTGTTTGGAATTAGCTGAAATGAAAATAAGACATGTAGCTATCTCTTGTTATCAAGAACATTATGCTTCTCAAATGTGAACAGTAGATTTAGAAATTACtggataataaattaattatttaaaattgtgaAGCAAGCATGTGAATGCTTAATTGAAGCAATGTGTGGTATCACTTGTATATTCTAACCATTCTTTCTCTTTCTATACATGACCATTTTTGGATGAAATTTATGATAACCTTTTGTTTTCTgtctaatttgattttttttattatacttgGTTTTAGCAAGATGTACTGGATCCACCAGAGGATTGTTTCCGCATCAGAATGGTTATCACTCTTCTTGAGACCTGTGGACATTACTTTGACCGAGGTTCTTCTAAGAGGAAACTTGATCGATTTCTAATACATTTCCAGAGATATGTTCTCAGCAAAGGTGCACTACCACTTGACATTGAATTTGACTTACAGGTCAGTCATTCAGACTCCTCGGTacacatttttatttttcctaacAATGGAAGGTATTGTTGAGCATAAGAGCCTTGGCTTCAGGATTTGGTGGTAAATTATTTATTCCAAGAACCTTGCTATGTAGATTTGCAAATTTTCCTGTTAGGTATAGGGAGGGGAGGGTTTAGGAATAAGCAATTTACATTTATTTTCTGGGGGTGCTAATGGGGAGCGGAGTATTCTGCAAAATTCTGCACTTTATCATGTGCGGAAATGTCATTAGACTAACTTGTGGGAAACTGTAGTCTTGAGATCTACAAAGAGAATTAACTTCCTTATTCTGTTTATTTTatagaattatttattttgtccTAGTGATCTTTTCTTGAGAGTTGGTCCTGATAGTTTTAATTGCATGTTTGTTCATGTAAGGTATGCTAATATTTAAGGCATTTGCAGGACTTATTTGCTGAATTACGCCCTAGCATGACTCGACATTCATCCATTGATGAAGTTAATTCAGCTCTTATAGAACTTGAGGAGAATGAACGAAGTGGTTCAAGTTCAACTGATAAGCTCAATAGTGAGAAACACTCTGACACTGAAAAACCTTCTAGCAGGCATCCTTCCAATGCCCTCTCTGCCAATGGAGAAAATCTTGTGAATGGTGGTGAGGAAAATGGTGGAATCCACGAGGATATTGGTGACAGCGACACTGATTCAGGCAGTGGCACCCTTGAGCAGGAGGGTCATGATGATGATGAGCTGGACGAAGAGAATCATGATGATGGATCTGAGACAGAGGatgttgatgatgatgatgatggggGTGAACCTGTTTCTGAGGAGGATGATGAAGTCCATGTCAGACAAAAAGTTGCTGAGGTGGATCCTGTGGAAGCTGCAAATTTTGAGCAGGAGCTAAGGGCAGTAATGCAGGTAAGATTTAGATCTTTAGGTTTATTCACAATTGTAAGTGACTTGGCATGCGATATTGTGAATATTCTTTTATTGGCATTGTTAAGGAGTCAAAGTCAATTCGTGAATAAACATTCAGAAAAAGCTAATTAGATCTTATTGTGTTATGGCTTTTATTTGATGTTTTTCTATGGAGAGGAATTGTCTCTGCTGAAATTACAGATAAAGCGATCAGAAATGTTGGAATTGTATTTATATAGTAGCTGAATTGCTTCAATTGATGTGAGTGCAGGAAAGCATGGAGCAGCGCAGGCAAGAGTTGCGGGGTCGGCCGACATTAAATATGGTGATACCTATGAGCGTGTTTGAGGGGTCCACCAGAGATCATGGAAGGGGGGTTGGAGGGGAAAGTGGTGATGAGGCATTGGATGATGAGACTGGAGGAAGCAAGGAGGTTCAGGTGAAAGTACTTGTGAAGCGTGGGAACAAGCAACAGACAAAGCAGATGTACATTCCTAGGGATTGCACTCTTGTGCAGAGCACAAAACAGAAAGAAGCAGCTGAGTTTGAAGAGAAACAAGATATTAAGAGGCTTGTCTTGGAGTATAATGACAGAGAAGAGGAGGAGAATTATGGATTAGGAACCCAGACATTGAATTGGATGCCTAGTGGTAGCAACAGAGTTGGCAGCCGTGGCAGTATGTGGGAAGGAAGCAGTGGTAGGGGCACTGGATCACGACATCGACATCAGCATCAGCATCAGCATCATTCAGGCAGTGGGGTTTATCATGGCAGGAGGAGGTGAGTGATCTGAAGAAATTATGCATGTTAATGTCACGCGCAGCTGGTCGAAAGACTGGAATCTTTTACGAATGAAAATGGGATTTTAATGGCAGAAGAAGCGGAAATAGTTTGGCTTGTGCAAATTTATAGCACCCAAAATCTTGCTTGGTCATCTGCATTACCCATTGAGGTCTCCGGTGAGGTGATACATTTACTCCCGCTATGTATCCAATTTAGTTATGCATAAGCTATGTCAATACAGTGCTTATCGACGAAGTTGGTGTCCAGAattttgtgtgtttgttggAGGAAGGTAGTGTATGCAACCATAAAGAAGATTGTCACCCATGATTTGCAGGATGGTGATTTCTTAGATGTGCCGAGTGGGGTGCATGTAATGTAGTGTCCAGTATGTGACTTGGTGAATCAGTTACTTTGTTGTAAATCTGTCGAAAGTGAAAGGTTTCGTCTTGACACAACTATAGTTACTGCAGTTTGTATGTATAGACCACCGAATTGCTAACAAAAATATtagggtaaactgtaatttagtccctctggtttagtgaaatacaacctttcgtccctctgttttaaaaaaccttcaatttagtcactgtgatttgtaaaaactatgccattggtccctcccgttagattttcagttaaatcactgttaattttagttaaaaagactaaaatacccattctctctccttcctcctcttcttctttttctttttcttcttcttcttctccttcccgatcttcttcttcttcccgatcttcttcttcttcttcttcttcttcccgatcttcttcttcttcttcttcccgatcttct
This window harbors:
- the LOC110618587 gene encoding regulator of nonsense transcripts UPF2, giving the protein MDHHEDEYRVAAEPQAKQEDEEAVARLEEMKKSIEAKVALRQSNLNPERPDSGFLRTLDSSIKRNTAVIKKLKQINEEQKEGLMDELRNVNLSKFVSEAVTAICDAKLRTSDIQAAVQICSLLHQRYKDFSPCLVQGLLKVFFPGKSGEDLEVDRNSKAMKKRSTLKLLLELYFVGVIEDSSIFINIIKDLTLTSVEHLKDRDATQTNLTLLASFARQGRIFLGLPLSGQEIYEEFFKGLNITADQKKIFRKAFNAYFDAVSELLQSEHASLRQMEHENAKILNAKGELSDENVASYEKLRKSYDHLYRNVSSLAEALDMQPPVMPEDGHTTRVTTGEDSSSPAAGKDSSVLEALWDDEDTRAFYECLPDLRAFVPAVLLGEAEPKVNEQSAKAQEQPSEVAPESDQGQPSQDTAESSADSGTLQEGKGTEKGKDKEEKDKEKAKDPEKDKGKEKDAERKGDVEKEKVKGLEGTSLDALLQRLPGCVSRDLIDQLTVEFCYLNSKSNRKKLVKALFNVPRTSLELLPYYSRMVATLSTCMKDVSSILVQMLEEEFNFLLNKKDQMNIETKIRNIRFIGELCKFRIAPAGLVFTCLKACLDDFTHHNIDVACNLLETCGRFLYRSPETTVRMANMLEILMRLKNVKNLDPRHSTLVENAYYLCKPPERSARVSKVRPPLYQYIRKLLFSDLDKSSIEHVLRQLRKLPWNECEAYLLKCFMKVHKGKYGQINLIASLTAGLSRYHDEFAVAVVDEVLEEIRLGLEINDYGMQQRRIAHMRFLGELYNYELVDSSVIFETLYLILVFGHDTPEQDVLDPPEDCFRIRMVITLLETCGHYFDRGSSKRKLDRFLIHFQRYVLSKGALPLDIEFDLQDLFAELRPSMTRHSSIDEVNSALIELEENERSGSSSTDKLNSEKHSDTEKPSSRHPSNALSANGENLVNGGEENGGIHEDIGDSDTDSGSGTLEQEGHDDDELDEENHDDGSETEDVDDDDDGGEPVSEEDDEVHVRQKVAEVDPVEAANFEQELRAVMQESMEQRRQELRGRPTLNMVIPMSVFEGSTRDHGRGVGGESGDEALDDETGGSKEVQVKVLVKRGNKQQTKQMYIPRDCTLVQSTKQKEAAEFEEKQDIKRLVLEYNDREEEENYGLGTQTLNWMPSGSNRVGSRGSMWEGSSGRGTGSRHRHQHQHQHHSGSGVYHGRRR